The proteins below come from a single Pseudomonas chlororaphis genomic window:
- a CDS encoding MarR family transcriptional regulator: MTTQRDTPEACEALLLDNQVCFALHSTSLMMTKVYKPLLQALGLTYPQYLAMMVLWEKDGLTVGEISTRLLTDPGSLTPLLKRLEAEGLLSRTRSREDERVVIVELTEQGRALREKALGIPQCILAASGQTMEQLKKLQLELQALRSHLQDTL, encoded by the coding sequence ATGACCACCCAGCGCGACACCCCCGAAGCTTGCGAAGCCCTGTTGCTCGACAACCAGGTCTGCTTCGCCCTGCATTCCACCTCCTTGATGATGACCAAGGTCTACAAGCCGTTGCTCCAGGCACTGGGCCTGACGTATCCGCAATACCTGGCAATGATGGTGCTGTGGGAAAAAGATGGCCTGACTGTCGGTGAAATCAGCACCCGCCTGCTCACCGATCCCGGCTCCCTCACCCCATTGCTCAAGCGCCTGGAAGCCGAAGGCCTGTTGAGCCGCACCCGCAGCCGCGAAGATGAACGCGTGGTGATCGTCGAACTCACCGAGCAAGGCCGTGCCCTGCGCGAAAAAGCCCTCGGCATCCCCCAATGCATCCTCGCCGCCAGCGGCCAGACCATGGAGCAGTTGAAAAAACTGCAACTCGAGCTCCAGGCATTGCGCAGCCATCTGCAAGACACCCTGTAG
- a CDS encoding membrane protein produces MIEFVVFLLFGAALGTLGGLFGIGGGLIAIPVLGVWFGLDQQLAQGTALVMVVPNVMLALWRYHQRNRIELRHVLPLASMGFCFAWLGSIWAVGIDAQSMRIGFVAFLVALTLYNLARMFTATAPPSAQMRHGWPWLGVLGAASGAMGGLFGVGGAVVATPILTSLFGTTQVVAQGLSLALALPSTGVTLATYAFHHEVDWSIGLPLAVGGLLSISWGVKVAHALPERLLRGLFCGFLVLCAVLLALKV; encoded by the coding sequence GTGATCGAGTTTGTGGTGTTTCTGTTGTTCGGTGCCGCGCTGGGCACCCTGGGGGGATTGTTTGGCATCGGTGGCGGGCTGATTGCAATTCCGGTGCTGGGCGTATGGTTCGGGCTTGACCAGCAACTGGCCCAAGGCACGGCGCTGGTCATGGTGGTGCCCAATGTCATGCTCGCGCTATGGCGTTATCACCAGCGCAATCGTATCGAACTGCGCCATGTCCTGCCGTTGGCGTCCATGGGCTTCTGTTTTGCCTGGCTCGGATCGATCTGGGCCGTCGGTATCGATGCCCAGAGCATGCGGATCGGTTTCGTGGCGTTCCTGGTGGCGCTGACGCTCTACAACCTTGCCCGCATGTTCACCGCGACGGCACCGCCTTCGGCGCAGATGCGTCATGGCTGGCCATGGCTCGGTGTATTGGGGGCGGCGTCCGGTGCCATGGGCGGGTTGTTCGGTGTGGGCGGGGCGGTCGTTGCAACGCCGATCCTAACCAGCCTGTTCGGCACTACCCAGGTCGTTGCCCAAGGGTTGTCCCTGGCGCTGGCCTTGCCCAGCACTGGCGTGACCCTCGCCACGTATGCCTTCCATCACGAGGTGGACTGGAGCATCGGCCTGCCGCTGGCCGTCGGTGGCCTGTTGAGCATCAGCTGGGGCGTGAAGGTGGCCCATGCCTTGCCCGAGCGGCTGCTGCGCGGGCTGTTCTGCGGTTTCCTGGTGCTGTGCGCGGTGCTGCTCGCCCTTAAAGTTTGA